In the Alistipes provencensis genome, GAATGCCGTTGTCGTAGAAGTACCACTTGCCAGCTTTTGTAACCTCCTTGCGTAGGTTACGCGAATAAGCCCCCAGACGATAGATAACGAAGACCTTTTCCAATAGGTCGAGGTATTTTTCAACGGTCGTCTTGCTCATGCCGAGTTGTTTACCTAACTCTTCGTAAGAAACTTCGCTGCCCAACTGAAAAGCTATCAATCGCAGTAGATCGCGCATCTTGCTCGAATTTTTTAAGCCGTCAATTGCTAAGATATCTTTAAGCAGGTATGCACCGACAATATCACGTAGGTAGTCTGTTTTACGTTCATAGTTCTCCATCATTACTACTTCGGGATAGGAACCGTAAATCAAGCGCGCTTCGAGGTTCTGGCGGGTTTCAAGTGCCGTTTCCGTCTGTGCGATTTCCCGTTGCGAGAATGGTGTAAGGAGAAATTGCGTACTGCGGCCGACCAACGGTTCACCAGTCTTATTCAGCAAATCGAATGACGAAGAACCACTTGCCAAGACACTTATTCCCGGTATTTCATCAACTATCAACTTCAGAATACTACCGATTTGTGGTATGTTCTGTGCCTCATCAATAGCCAGCAAATCAATACCATCCAATAAATGCCGATAATTGGCTATTGAGCGATTCTCCAATAGTGCTAATGTGTCGTAGTCTTCGCCGTTGAGCATCATCGTCCTACCTGAATAGTTGTCCACAATTTTACGCATCATTACCGTTTTACCAACACGGCGAGCACCAAAAATCAGTACTGCTTTATTGGGCGCGATTCGTGCTGTAATCTTCTCTTGAAGTATTCTATTTACTGTTTCCATACCTTATAAAATATAATGCAAAGATAATCATATTTTTTTAATTGGCGAATTTTACAAAAAAAACGGGCTATTAAATGGCGATTTTTACAACCACAATCTTATGGAAGTTGTTTCATTGTTTTTAGTAATGATATATGTTCATACTATGATGACTCAATAATTTACCAGACATACGTTTCTGAAATTTGTCCTTATAGGAATGAAAAACTCACATATATTGTGCTAATTAATATATAATTAAATGAAAATAAAAAGACAGGATACGAGTATTCCTGTCTTCTCATATGTAATGGATATTTTTTTATTTTCTCATCCGCTCCAACTCCTCATCACGCAACATTCTCTCGTTCAGTTTTTCCTGCATCCTGTCAATGAAATAGGTGCGGCTTTCGTTCTTCCGGCGTTTGATATCAGTGTAGAAGCGGTAGCAGTCTTTAGAATCAACCCCGAATATCTTATAGAGAAGTGGGGCGAGCTGTTTGAGCGGCATATTGCCGTTGTTGATGCAGCCCATCACGTCTATGCCGTAGATAAGTTCCACGAGGTCGATGGCATTGCCCGTCCATTGAAGAAGGCTGGCGGTGGTTTCTGTTGCGTTGTTGGCGGATATTAGTGGTGGCACTTGGGGCGTGGCAAGGAATTTCTGCATCTTTCTTACGAAAGACAGAGCCTTGCTGACGTAGGCGGCAATCTCTCTTTTTTCTTCTGACAGATTACGTACGGGATGGTGCTGCAACTCGATTTCGATGTAGGCAAGCGCGATGACGGTAAGGTTCATGTCCATGCCGCCGTTGCACAGTTCGATCACTTGGGTGGCGAAAGCCGTGTATGCCGTTTCCATATTGCAGTCGCCGGCTTCGTTTATCAGGCGGAAAAAGTCGGTTTCCGCCAGCAAGAAATAATTCATGGTTCTGTCAATTTTGAAAATTACACTTTGTTTTCTGCGTGCGCACATGAATATAATTGGCAAAAAACGCGGCAGAAAATAAAAAATCCAACACTCAATTTTACAAAGTGCTGGATTTCAGAGGTATAAAATTCAGTATTTTTTCACAAGGACAAATTATCTCCGACTTAAATTGTTTGTAATCGGAACATTTATTCTATTCCTGAAAATAGAAATGTATGCTTGCCGCACATTTTGGCTATCTTGCTTTTTTATCAAGGATATAGATAATGCGACATACACCGTTGGGATAGCTTTTCAAAGAGGAAAGCGTCCAGTGTTGCTCTGGCAGAGCCGACTTAAAAAAATGTCGTCCGCTTCCGGATATGAAAGGAACGGTGTATAGTATGATTTCATCCACAGCGTGCATCCGCAGCAGTCCGTTTATATAGTCTGCCGTGTCCGGTGTGGCTTCCGCGAGGTAACGGATGTTTGTGCAGTCTTTTCTCCATTCGTGCAGCATTGAAATGGAATAGTCCGGTGTCACACGGTAAAAGGCTTTCTTCCTGATTTCATCAAGACCGCAACGGTCAAGGCACAAATCCTGATGTGCTTTATCATATAACTCTGAAGAAAGACATCCGTCCATCGTCAGTACGGCGAGAATCTGAACTTTACCCATAATCGTTTCCTTTCGTTAGGCAAGGGTAAAAAAGTAGCGTGCAATTCACACTACCTTCAAGCGATGGCTCTGGTAAAGCCTTTACGGAGAGTACGTGAATGCACGCTATGCGTAAGCATAGCATAAGCATCACGCAATCGTCTCCGTAGTTCCAATTTACCAGATTTTCGCTTGAAACGCCTTGCGGTCTTATCCTATATGTTGGCGGCGAAAAGCTCCTGCCAATCGCCGTTTTTCTCAAATGTTATGCAAAGATAGCCAAATTCAGTGAATTACGGGCTATGATTGCTTGAATTTATATTTAAGTCCATACTCTTCAAGTTTGCTGTATAGTGTTGTCCTGCCTATGCCGAGCAGTTCTGCGGCGACACTCCGGTTGCCGTTTGCCTGTTTCAACGCACGCAATATCCGCTCCTTATCCTCCGCGTCATTGCGCAAGGCGAAGCTGACAGTAGAGGTCGGTTTCGTCACGGCAAGTTCCAGATGCTCTTTCATGACAACACCTTCCTGCGCCTGCAATACAGCACCCATAACTTTCTGCCGAAGTTCCCGCACGTTGCCCGGCCATGCGTGTGTCAGCAACGCTTTACGTGCTTCGGAACTGAACCCGCTCACGCTACACTCCAGCTCTCTGTTTGCCATATCACGGAAGAACTCTGCCAGCGGCATAATGTCTTCTTGACAGTCACGCAACGGAGGAACGGTTATCCCGAAGTCGTGCAGGCGGTACAGAAGATCCTGCCGAAAACGCTTTTCATTCACCGATACCTCCAAATCTTCATTGGTAGCAGCGATGATGCGGACATTGAAATTCCGGTCTGCCTTGTCTCCGACCGGGCGATACCGCCTCTCCTGTATGGCACGGAGCAACATCTGTTGGGTTTCCAACGCGAGGTTTCCTACCTCGTCCAGAAACAACGTGCCGCCTTCCGCCTCATGGAAATATCCTTTCTTGGCATTGTCCGCACCTGTAAATGCACCTTTGACGTGTCCGAAGAAAGCCGACGGTGCAAGCTCTTTGGAGAGTGAACCGCAGTCCACCGCCACAAATGGCTTGCCTGCACGTTTGCTCTTGTCATGCAACAGGTGGGCAATATGCTCCTTGCCCGTGCCGTTCTCACCAAATATCATCACGCTCATATCGGTGGCGGCTACCAGCCTTATGCGGTGCATGATTTTCTGAAAGGCGGAACCTTCACGGGCGAATATAGGCATACGGCGTTGTCCTGCCTGACGTTCTTTCAGTATGGAACGGATCAGGGGGACAAGTTTATCCTCCACAAGCTGTTTGGGAATATAGTCTATCGAGCCGAGTTTCATGCTTTCCACGGCGGTATTAACTTCGGCGTAGTCGGTCATAATGATGAAGGGCTGCATCTTTCCCTCCTTTCGCATCCAGCACAAAAGGTCTATGCCACTGCCGTCAGGCAGACGCAGGTCGGCAACCACGATATCATTATCTGTTGCCTGTTGCAGATGTTTCTTCGCGGTTGAGAGGTGGTAAGCCTTCATATTGCGGTAGCCCTCCCGTGACAGCATATTGCAGACATATTCGCAATACACGATGTTGTCTTCCACCACAATTATTTTTGTCTTATTCATCTTCGTATTTTCTCCTTTCCTCTTCTGCCAACCGTATTATTTCCACTCCCTTATCCAGCACGGCAGTCACGGCATGGCTTAACGCTTCACCATCCGGGAGAGCATCGCCACGAAGCAATCCGTAAAGTACATTCAGCGGTTGGTCGGCACGGAGCACCTCCCACGAACTGCGCAGGTGGTGGATCAGGGAATCCAGCTTTTGCAGGTCTTTTTCTTTTGCTGCATCCCGTACCGCCTGCATTTCCTTTTCTGTTTCAGTTATCAACTTTTCCAGCATGACGGCTTCATTGCCATAGGACAATAAGGCGGAAAAGTCCGGTTTCCCGTCCGGTGTCGCTTTTATGGCACACCTGTCGGAAACCTCCATCAGTTCCGATATGGAGAACGGTTTGAACAGGCATCCGGCAAAGCCTTTTGCCAATAGTTCCCCTTTGTTACAACTGCCCGAAGCGGTTGCCACAACCACCGGGATTGTTGGTGAATTGCCCACGTTGGACGAACGCAACAGTTCCAGCAATTCGAAACCGTTTATATCGGGCATATTCAAGTCTGTCAGCAACAGGCTGTATTCTTTCTGGCGTATCATTTCCATCAGTGCCGCAGCATCGGTGCAAGTGTCGCAGTGTATTCCTTCTTGGGAATACATCTCTTTCAGCATCAGAAGTAATACCTCATCATTGTCAATGGCGACAACATCATGGAATTTATTGTTATGATAAACAGGTGTATTGCTTGTATATCCAAGCTGTTCTTCAGCTTCCTGCATAGAAATTTCAACTGTGAAACGACTGCCTTTCCCTTTCTTGCTGTCTAAACGGATTGTTCCGCCAAGCATCGACACAATATTACGCATTATGGCAAGCCCAAGCCCGAAACCCTCCTTTGCGGCGGCATTTGATAGACGTTCAAACGCACCGAACGCTTGTTTCTGTTCCTCTTCTGTCATGCCTGTACCTGTATCTTCAACGACCAGTGTCAGAACTCCATTATCATATTCAGTAATCAAAGAAACACCGCCTTCTTCTGTGAACTTGACAGCGTTTGACAGCAGGTTATTCCCGATTTGTATTATTCGCTCTTTGTCGGTCAATACAATGGCATCGTGTCCAGTCTTCACGGACAAGGACAGCCCTTTGTTCACGGCAACAGGCATGAACTCCGTTTCAAGTGTGTGCGTGATTGCTGAAATCCGGCAGGGTGACAGACGGGGCTGTTCCTTGCCGTTGTCCAGGCGGAAGAAGTCAAGCAAAGTGTTAAGCATATCCCGCATACGGTCGGAGGATTGCAGTATGTTTTGGATATACTGCCCGGACTTATCCTCACACTGTTCTTTCCGTATCAGTCCGGCATAGCCTGTTATTGCTGTCAGCGGTGTGCGCAGTTCATGGGTGATAGTATGTACCGCCTTCTTCCTTGACGTTATCAGTGCCTCGTTCCGTTGTACGGATTGTTCCAGTTGCCTTATCAAATCAGTTGTCTTGTGCTTGTATTGTTTAATGCTTTTTGCATCACGATGTATGATGATGTAGGAAATTAACAACAATAGAAGAACGAATCCCATTAAACCGCCTACTTGCATAAATGACTTTTCACGCATGGCAACTATTTCGTTTTCCCGGCTTTGCAGTTCGGTTTGTACCTTTTCTTCTATTTGGCAAATCAATTCTTGCAGTTGTCTGTTAAGTTCTGCATTACGAGCTGCAAGGCTGTCGGCTTGTTCCGACAATTGGCGATCCTGCACTTTCTGTTCGCTGATTACGTTTCTATTGACCGAATGAAGGATAGTGGTTGATACTGCTGGAGTTACTTCCTTTTTTTTGCCGAATATGCCTAAGAAACCTTTTCGTTTTGGCTTTTTGGACTGTTCCTGCACACTTTTCTGTACAATAACCGGAATTTGATTGGCTATCTTCTTGTTAATAGATTGTTGTTCATCCATTAACCGGACTATCTGGAACATCTGTCGTTCCTTATCCTCTAAAAGACTGCGCACACTATCGATGCGCTCTGCTGGATAGGTGGCCTTGAAACGGCAGAGCATACTGTCCATTGCCATACGCCGTGCATGGTAATGCTCGATATCTTTATCGTTCCATTCCAGTATTGTTTCACCCAATAGAGAAAATTTTATCATTTGAATATTGATATTGTTTATTTCTTTTCGGAGCTCGTCTATTTTTTTATTGCCAAGTTCTAATGCTTCTATCTCCTGCCATTCATAGAGGCTATTATATGCCATACATCCGATAAGAATGGAGATAAGTATATATCCCAACCGTATTGCCTTATAGAAATTTCCTGACCGCTCCATTATTTTAATGACATTGATTTTTGGAACATGAATAAAAGTTTATCTTTTTCGTTCATGCGGATATTATCAGAATAACCGTCTTTTGTTATTTGATACCCACATGGCTTAACCATAAAAATGCCTAAGCCCTTAGTGTACGAACTTACTTCTGAGGCATAGTCTTTACTTGTATTTAATGGAACTTTCCCTTTAATATGACACCACTCATTATTACAACTGATGTCTTCAATCTCAGACATCAGTTTTTGCAAATCTGTAATAGCTTTGGAACTCGCTACTTGGGGTATCTGCAACTCAAAACAGAGCATCGGTTCGAGAATGTCCACACCTGACTGTTGCAAAGCCAGCCTGAAGACATAAGGGGTCAGCTGTCTGAAATCAGCAGGTGTACTTACCGGGCTATAATACTCGGCTTGAGTAAAAGTTACTTTCAGATCTGTCACTTCCCATCCATGTAAACCAGATTGGCAAGACATACGAATCCCTTCAAAAACGGCATTTTGAAAAGAATGGTTCAGATAACCATAGGAGATGTCACTTTCGATTTGCAACCCTGCCCCTAACGGTAAGGGTTCAAGAGTCAGCCCTATTGTGGCCCAGTAAGGGTTGGGTGGTACTTCGATCTGAATAATC is a window encoding:
- a CDS encoding sigma-54-dependent transcriptional regulator — encoded protein: MNKTKIIVVEDNIVYCEYVCNMLSREGYRNMKAYHLSTAKKHLQQATDNDIVVADLRLPDGSGIDLLCWMRKEGKMQPFIIMTDYAEVNTAVESMKLGSIDYIPKQLVEDKLVPLIRSILKERQAGQRRMPIFAREGSAFQKIMHRIRLVAATDMSVMIFGENGTGKEHIAHLLHDKSKRAGKPFVAVDCGSLSKELAPSAFFGHVKGAFTGADNAKKGYFHEAEGGTLFLDEVGNLALETQQMLLRAIQERRYRPVGDKADRNFNVRIIAATNEDLEVSVNEKRFRQDLLYRLHDFGITVPPLRDCQEDIMPLAEFFRDMANRELECSVSGFSSEARKALLTHAWPGNVRELRQKVMGAVLQAQEGVVMKEHLELAVTKPTSTVSFALRNDAEDKERILRALKQANGNRSVAAELLGIGRTTLYSKLEEYGLKYKFKQS
- a CDS encoding hybrid sensor histidine kinase/response regulator produces the protein MERSGNFYKAIRLGYILISILIGCMAYNSLYEWQEIEALELGNKKIDELRKEINNINIQMIKFSLLGETILEWNDKDIEHYHARRMAMDSMLCRFKATYPAERIDSVRSLLEDKERQMFQIVRLMDEQQSINKKIANQIPVIVQKSVQEQSKKPKRKGFLGIFGKKKEVTPAVSTTILHSVNRNVISEQKVQDRQLSEQADSLAARNAELNRQLQELICQIEEKVQTELQSRENEIVAMREKSFMQVGGLMGFVLLLLLISYIIIHRDAKSIKQYKHKTTDLIRQLEQSVQRNEALITSRKKAVHTITHELRTPLTAITGYAGLIRKEQCEDKSGQYIQNILQSSDRMRDMLNTLLDFFRLDNGKEQPRLSPCRISAITHTLETEFMPVAVNKGLSLSVKTGHDAIVLTDKERIIQIGNNLLSNAVKFTEEGGVSLITEYDNGVLTLVVEDTGTGMTEEEQKQAFGAFERLSNAAAKEGFGLGLAIMRNIVSMLGGTIRLDSKKGKGSRFTVEISMQEAEEQLGYTSNTPVYHNNKFHDVVAIDNDEVLLLMLKEMYSQEGIHCDTCTDAAALMEMIRQKEYSLLLTDLNMPDINGFELLELLRSSNVGNSPTIPVVVATASGSCNKGELLAKGFAGCLFKPFSISELMEVSDRCAIKATPDGKPDFSALLSYGNEAVMLEKLITETEKEMQAVRDAAKEKDLQKLDSLIHHLRSSWEVLRADQPLNVLYGLLRGDALPDGEALSHAVTAVLDKGVEIIRLAEEERRKYEDE
- a CDS encoding RteC domain-containing protein, with protein sequence MNYFLLAETDFFRLINEAGDCNMETAYTAFATQVIELCNGGMDMNLTVIALAYIEIELQHHPVRNLSEEKREIAAYVSKALSFVRKMQKFLATPQVPPLISANNATETTASLLQWTGNAIDLVELIYGIDVMGCINNGNMPLKQLAPLLYKIFGVDSKDCYRFYTDIKRRKNESRTYFIDRMQEKLNERMLRDEELERMRK
- a CDS encoding ATP-binding protein encodes the protein METVNRILQEKITARIAPNKAVLIFGARRVGKTVMMRKIVDNYSGRTMMLNGEDYDTLALLENRSIANYRHLLDGIDLLAIDEAQNIPQIGSILKLIVDEIPGISVLASGSSSFDLLNKTGEPLVGRSTQFLLTPFSQREIAQTETALETRQNLEARLIYGSYPEVVMMENYERKTDYLRDIVGAYLLKDILAIDGLKNSSKMRDLLRLIAFQLGSEVSYEELGKQLGMSKTTVEKYLDLLEKVFVIYRLGAYSRNLRKEVTKAGKWYFYDNGIRNAIIGAFSPLAIRQDVGALWENYIIGERRKANFNEGLHREFYFWRTYDKQEIDLIEESADSLTALEFKWGNKMPAAPKAFQEAYPYAEFHVVNRENYLEFV
- a CDS encoding dihydrofolate reductase family protein, producing MGKVQILAVLTMDGCLSSELYDKAHQDLCLDRCGLDEIRKKAFYRVTPDYSISMLHEWRKDCTNIRYLAEATPDTADYINGLLRMHAVDEIILYTVPFISGSGRHFFKSALPEQHWTLSSLKSYPNGVCRIIYILDKKAR